Proteins from a genomic interval of Quercus lobata isolate SW786 chromosome 11, ValleyOak3.0 Primary Assembly, whole genome shotgun sequence:
- the LOC115969357 gene encoding probable inactive purple acid phosphatase 1 isoform X1 has product MGKDEADGSNEYNNFQHGSLNTTRELFRDLKNIDIVFHIGDICYANGYILQWDQFTAQVEPIASTVPYMIASGNHERDWPRIGSFYGNMDSRGGECGVLVETMFYVPAENRANFWYSTDYGMFHFCIADTEHDWREGIEQYKFIENCLASVDRQKQPWLIFLAHQVLDYSSSISYAVEGSFKEPMGRESLQNYQNW; this is encoded by the exons ATGGGGAAG GATGAAGCTGATGGTTCCAACGAATATAACAATTTCCAGCATGGCTCTCTTAACACTACTCGAGAGCTTTTTAGAGACTTAAAGAACATTGATATAGTCTTCCACATTGGAGATATTTGTTATGCAAATGGATACATTTTACAGTGGGACCAATTTACAGCACAGGTTGAGCCAATTGCATCAACTGTGCCATACATGATTGCAAG TGGTAACCATGAGCGTGACTGGCCAAGGATTGGATCATTCTATGGGAATATGGACTCTAGGGGGGGGGAATGTGGTGTGTTGGTGGAGACTATGTTTTATGTCCCTGCTGAGAACAGAGCCAATTTCTG GTACTCCACCGATTATGGCATGTTCCACTTTTGCATAGCTGACACTGAACATGACTGGAGGGAAGGAATTGAGCAATACAAGTTCATTGAGAATTGCTTGGCATCAGTCGATAGGCAAAAGCAACCATGGCTAATTTTTCTTGCACATCAAGTACTTGATTATTCATCTAGTATCAGTTATGCAGTTGAAGGATCATTCAAGGAACCAATGGGGAGGGAGAGCCTGCAAAACTATCAAAATTGGTGA
- the LOC115969357 gene encoding probable inactive purple acid phosphatase 1 isoform X2 translates to MGKDEADGSNEYNNFQHGSLNTTRELFRDLKNIDIVFHIGDICYANGYILQWDQFTAQLVNNPHSGNHERDWPRIGSFYGNMDSRGGECGVLVETMFYVPAENRANFWYSTDYGMFHFCIADTEHDWREGIEQYKFIENCLASVDRQKQPWLIFLAHQVLDYSSSISYAVEGSFKEPMGRESLQNYQNW, encoded by the exons ATGGGGAAG GATGAAGCTGATGGTTCCAACGAATATAACAATTTCCAGCATGGCTCTCTTAACACTACTCGAGAGCTTTTTAGAGACTTAAAGAACATTGATATAGTCTTCCACATTGGAGATATTTGTTATGCAAATGGATACATTTTACAGTGGGACCAATTTACAGCACAG TTGGTGAACAATCCTCACAGTGGTAACCATGAGCGTGACTGGCCAAGGATTGGATCATTCTATGGGAATATGGACTCTAGGGGGGGGGAATGTGGTGTGTTGGTGGAGACTATGTTTTATGTCCCTGCTGAGAACAGAGCCAATTTCTG GTACTCCACCGATTATGGCATGTTCCACTTTTGCATAGCTGACACTGAACATGACTGGAGGGAAGGAATTGAGCAATACAAGTTCATTGAGAATTGCTTGGCATCAGTCGATAGGCAAAAGCAACCATGGCTAATTTTTCTTGCACATCAAGTACTTGATTATTCATCTAGTATCAGTTATGCAGTTGAAGGATCATTCAAGGAACCAATGGGGAGGGAGAGCCTGCAAAACTATCAAAATTGGTGA
- the LOC115966344 gene encoding cycloartenol synthase-like has translation MWKLKLSEGNDVRLESANNHIGRQYWEFDPNLGTPQEQAQVEKARDEFKKNRFHDKQSSDLLMRLQFARENPCEMELPQVKVKTEKEITEEAVATTLRRALRFYSTLQTEDGFWPGDYGGPLFLLPGLASSYFACPLSLK, from the exons ATGTGGAAGCTGAAGCTTAGTGAGGGCAATGATGTGAGGCTTGAAAGCGCAAATAATCATATTGGAAGGCAATATTGGGAGTTTGACCCGAATCTCGGAACACCCCAAGAGCAAGCTCAAGTGGAGAAAGCCCGTGATGAGTTTAAGAAGAATCGGTTTCATGATAAACAAAGTTCTGATCTCCTAATGAGACTTCAG TTTGCAAGGGAGAATCCATGTGAAATGGAGCTACCTCAAGTGAAAGTGAAAACTGAGAAAGAAATAACTGAGGAGGCAGTGGCAACCACATTGAGAAGGGCCTTGAGGTTCTACTCAACTCTGCAGACTGAAGATGGGTTCTGGCCAGGTGACTATGGTGGCCCCTTATTTCTCTTACCTGGCTTGGCAAGCTCCTATTTTGCTTGCCCTCTTTCCTTAAAGTAA